The Vibrio tubiashii ATCC 19109 genome has a segment encoding these proteins:
- a CDS encoding PhoH family protein, producing the protein MGDTDRKLFVLDTNILLHEPLAIYSFQEHDVVIPMTVLEELDRIKDSKRDVARDARVAIRALEAMFKDATPDEISEGIPINKDKEATGHIAILADFELQETVKAFADKAGDNRILNGVLYLQNKRAPREVILVTKDINMRLRAKGAGVRFVEDYRTDQLIDDVQYLTKGFQQIEGEFWSNIDNVESKNLAGRTYHTLDRAPFEPTYINQYVIDEESDFAGRVEEIEADKITIKDLSRERMMHRRAWDITPKNIYQGMALDALLDPDIDLVILTGAAGSGKTLLAMASALEQTIEKGIFDKIIVTRNTPDIGEAIGFLPGSEEEKMMPWLAAVTDTLEALHKNDHCTEGSLKYICDKANIQFKSINFMRGRSIQNAFVLLDECQNLTASQIKTIITRCGEGTKIVCSGNLAQIDSHYLTPVTSGLTYMVERFKNFEGSANIHLNGVVRSRLAEFAEENL; encoded by the coding sequence ATGGGTGACACAGACCGGAAGCTTTTTGTCCTAGACACCAATATTCTGCTACACGAACCACTAGCCATCTACTCATTTCAAGAACACGATGTAGTCATCCCGATGACTGTCCTCGAAGAGCTCGACAGGATTAAAGACAGTAAACGCGACGTTGCTCGTGATGCCCGTGTGGCAATACGTGCACTCGAAGCCATGTTTAAAGACGCCACGCCAGACGAGATTTCGGAAGGCATTCCTATCAACAAAGACAAAGAGGCCACTGGTCATATCGCGATTTTGGCTGACTTTGAACTGCAAGAAACCGTTAAAGCCTTTGCCGATAAAGCCGGTGACAATCGCATTCTTAACGGAGTGCTATACCTACAAAATAAACGCGCTCCGCGTGAAGTCATTTTGGTCACCAAAGACATCAATATGCGCCTGCGCGCCAAAGGCGCAGGGGTGCGTTTTGTCGAAGATTATCGTACCGACCAACTGATTGATGATGTTCAGTATCTCACCAAGGGCTTTCAACAGATCGAAGGTGAGTTCTGGAGCAACATTGACAATGTAGAGAGCAAGAATCTCGCAGGCCGCACCTATCACACCTTAGATAGAGCCCCGTTCGAGCCCACTTATATCAATCAATATGTCATTGATGAAGAGAGTGATTTTGCCGGACGAGTTGAAGAGATCGAAGCGGATAAAATCACTATCAAGGATCTTAGCCGTGAACGCATGATGCATCGCCGAGCTTGGGATATCACACCGAAAAATATCTACCAAGGCATGGCTCTGGATGCTCTGCTCGATCCCGATATCGACTTGGTGATCTTAACTGGTGCCGCTGGTAGTGGTAAGACCCTACTGGCTATGGCCTCTGCCCTAGAGCAAACCATAGAGAAAGGCATCTTTGATAAGATCATTGTTACCCGCAACACGCCTGATATTGGTGAAGCGATAGGTTTCTTACCCGGCAGTGAAGAGGAAAAAATGATGCCTTGGCTGGCGGCGGTGACCGATACCTTAGAGGCGCTGCATAAGAATGATCATTGTACTGAAGGCTCGCTTAAGTATATCTGCGATAAAGCCAATATTCAGTTTAAGTCGATCAATTTTATGCGCGGACGCTCGATCCAAAATGCCTTTGTTCTGCTCGATGAATGTCAAAACCTCACTGCATCACAGATCAAAACCATCATCACTCGCTGTGGTGAAGGTACCAAGATCGTCTGCTCAGGTAACTTGGCTCAGATAGATTCACATTACCTAACCCCTGTGACATCGGGTCTGACTTACATGGTCGAACGCTTCAAAAACTTTGAAGGCAGTGCCAACATTCACCTTAACGGTGTGGTTCGCAGTCGCTTAGCAGAGTTTGCCGAAGAGAATTTATAA
- the argF gene encoding ornithine carbamoyltransferase — protein sequence MAFNLRNRNFLKLLDFSPKEIQFLLDLSADLKKAKYAGTEQKKLVGKNIALIFEKASTRTRCAFEVAAFDQGAQVSYIGPSGSQIGHKESMKDTARVLGRMYDGIEYRGFGQPIVEELGAHAGVPVWNGLTDEFHPTQILADFLTMLEHGRGKQLHEIKFAYLGDARNNMGNSLLVGAAKMGMDIRLVAPKDFWPEQELVVTCQEIAQHTGAKITLTENVEEGVKGCDYLYTDVWVSMGEAPEAWDERVAKMTPYQVNMDVIAKTGNPQVKFMHCLPAFHNDETVIGKQVADKYGMNGLEVSEEVFESEHSIVFDEAENRMHTIKAVMVATLGA from the coding sequence ATGGCCTTTAATCTACGTAACCGAAACTTCCTTAAGCTACTCGATTTCTCCCCTAAAGAGATCCAGTTTTTACTCGATCTATCGGCTGACTTAAAAAAGGCCAAATACGCTGGGACTGAGCAAAAGAAACTGGTCGGCAAAAACATCGCTTTGATCTTCGAGAAAGCCTCTACACGTACGCGCTGTGCTTTTGAGGTCGCGGCATTTGATCAAGGTGCACAGGTCTCTTATATCGGCCCATCGGGTTCTCAGATCGGACATAAAGAGTCAATGAAAGACACTGCGCGTGTATTAGGTCGTATGTACGATGGAATAGAGTATCGCGGCTTCGGCCAGCCAATCGTTGAAGAACTTGGCGCTCATGCAGGCGTACCCGTATGGAATGGCCTCACTGATGAATTCCACCCAACTCAGATCCTAGCGGATTTCCTCACTATGCTTGAGCACGGTCGTGGCAAGCAACTGCATGAGATTAAATTCGCCTACTTAGGTGATGCGCGCAATAACATGGGCAACTCCTTGTTAGTTGGCGCCGCTAAGATGGGAATGGACATTCGCCTCGTCGCACCGAAAGATTTCTGGCCAGAGCAAGAGTTGGTTGTCACCTGCCAAGAGATTGCCCAGCATACTGGCGCTAAAATCACTCTTACTGAAAATGTCGAAGAAGGCGTCAAAGGTTGTGATTACCTCTATACCGATGTTTGGGTCTCAATGGGCGAAGCGCCGGAAGCTTGGGATGAGCGTGTCGCCAAAATGACCCCTTATCAAGTCAACATGGATGTGATTGCAAAGACAGGTAACCCTCAAGTGAAATTCATGCACTGCTTACCTGCCTTCCACAATGACGAGACCGTCATAGGTAAACAGGTCGCGGATAAATACGGCATGAATGGCTTAGAAGTTAGCGAAGAGGTGTTTGAGTCAGAGCACTCTATTGTTTTCGATGAGGCAGAGAATCGTATGCATACGATTAAAGCTGTGATGGTTGCCACACTTGGTGCTTAA
- the pyrB gene encoding aspartate carbamoyltransferase: protein MTNTLYNKHIISIPELSREELELIVKTAGELKANPQPELIKNKVVASCFFEPSTRTRLSFETAIQRIGGDVIGFDNGGNTSLAKKGETLADSVQVISSYVDAFVMRHPQEGAARLASEFSNGVPVINGGDGANQHPTQTLLDLFSIAETQGRLDNLNVAFVGDLKYGRTVHSLTQALAKFNNVRFFFIAPEALAMPDYICEELDESGIEYSLHTDMESVIPQLDVLYMTRVQKERFDESEYAHIKSAYILNAALLKDARENLKVLHPLPRVDEITVDVDKTPHAYYFEQAENGVYARQALLALVLNETL, encoded by the coding sequence ATGACAAACACGCTTTATAACAAGCATATTATCTCAATTCCTGAGCTTTCTCGTGAAGAGCTGGAATTGATTGTCAAAACGGCGGGAGAATTAAAAGCAAATCCGCAGCCAGAGCTGATTAAAAACAAGGTCGTTGCAAGCTGCTTCTTTGAGCCATCTACCCGTACCCGTTTATCTTTCGAAACTGCGATTCAACGCATCGGTGGTGATGTGATTGGCTTCGACAACGGCGGCAACACTTCTCTGGCGAAGAAAGGGGAAACGCTCGCAGACTCAGTACAAGTTATCTCATCTTATGTTGATGCATTTGTAATGCGCCACCCTCAAGAAGGTGCTGCTCGACTGGCATCTGAGTTCTCTAATGGTGTGCCAGTAATCAATGGTGGCGATGGCGCTAACCAGCACCCAACCCAAACGCTACTCGACTTATTCTCTATCGCAGAAACGCAAGGTCGTCTTGATAACCTCAATGTTGCTTTCGTTGGTGACCTGAAATATGGCCGCACTGTTCACTCTCTGACTCAGGCGTTGGCGAAATTTAATAATGTTCGCTTCTTCTTTATCGCGCCAGAAGCACTCGCAATGCCAGATTACATTTGTGAAGAGCTAGATGAGTCTGGTATCGAATACAGCCTACACACGGATATGGAGAGTGTGATTCCACAACTAGACGTACTGTATATGACTCGCGTCCAAAAAGAGCGCTTCGACGAATCTGAGTATGCGCATATTAAGTCTGCGTACATTCTAAATGCCGCTCTACTAAAAGATGCGCGTGAGAACTTGAAAGTCCTTCACCCACTACCACGTGTTGACGAAATTACGGTTGATGTCGATAAAACACCACACGCTTACTACTTTGAACAAGCAGAGAATGGCGTTTATGCACGTCAAGCTCTACTCGCCCTTGTCCTAAACGAAACACTGTAA
- the pyrI gene encoding aspartate carbamoyltransferase regulatory subunit, whose translation MTKETQLQVEAIKNGTVIDHIPAQIGIKVLKLFSMHKSQQRVTVGLNLPSSALGHKDLLKIENVFISEEQASKLALYAPHATVNQIEDYQVVKKLPLELPEQVNNVFECPNTNCITHGEPVESSFKVFEKKEDIRLKCKYCEKVFSREIVTER comes from the coding sequence ATGACTAAAGAAACTCAATTGCAGGTTGAAGCAATTAAAAACGGCACTGTTATCGACCACATCCCTGCACAGATTGGTATCAAGGTGCTTAAGCTGTTCTCAATGCATAAATCGCAGCAGCGTGTCACTGTTGGTCTGAACCTGCCTTCATCAGCACTGGGACACAAAGATCTACTTAAGATTGAAAACGTGTTTATTAGCGAAGAGCAAGCGAGCAAACTAGCCCTGTATGCCCCGCATGCAACGGTCAATCAGATCGAAGATTACCAAGTGGTAAAGAAACTGCCTCTTGAGTTACCAGAGCAAGTTAACAACGTGTTTGAATGTCCAAACACCAACTGTATTACTCACGGTGAGCCGGTAGAAAGCAGCTTTAAGGTGTTTGAGAAGAAAGAAGATATTCGTTTGAAATGTAAATACTGCGAGAAAGTCTTCTCACGTGAAATCGTCACTGAGCGTTAA
- a CDS encoding RidA family protein has protein sequence MTKVLHTESAPAAIGPYVQGVDLGNMVLTSGQIPVNPATGEVSADIAEQARQSLDNVKAVVEASGLSVTDIVKMTVFVKDLNDFGTVNEVYGKFFDEHNVANYPARSCVEVARLPKDVGIEIEAIAVRK, from the coding sequence ATGACTAAAGTACTTCACACAGAATCAGCTCCAGCAGCAATCGGCCCATACGTACAAGGTGTTGACCTAGGCAACATGGTACTGACTTCTGGCCAAATCCCAGTAAACCCAGCTACTGGTGAAGTATCTGCAGATATCGCAGAGCAAGCACGTCAATCTCTAGACAACGTGAAAGCAGTCGTAGAAGCGTCTGGCCTGTCTGTTACAGATATCGTAAAAATGACGGTTTTCGTTAAAGACCTAAACGACTTCGGTACTGTAAACGAAGTTTACGGCAAATTCTTTGATGAGCACAATGTGGCAAACTACCCAGCACGTTCATGTGTTGAAGTCGCTCGTCTACCTAAAGATGTGGGTATCGAAATCGAAGCGATTGCAGTACGCAAATAA
- the mdh gene encoding malate dehydrogenase, translating to MKVAVIGAAGGIGQALALLLKNRLPAGSDLALYDIAPVTPGVAADLSHIPTPVSIKGYAGEDPTPALEGADVVLISAGVARKPGMDRADLFNVNAGIVKSLAQRIADVCPKALVGIITNPVNTTVPIAAEVLKQAGVYDKRRLFGVTTLDVIRSETFVADLKDKDPGDVRVPVIGGHSGVTILPLLSQVEGVEFTDEEVAALTKRIQNAGTEVVEAKAGGGSATLSMGQAACRFGLALVKALQGEDVIEYAYVEGDGEHAPFFAQPVKLGKEGVEEVLSYGELSDFEKSALDGMLETLNGDIQTGVDFVK from the coding sequence ATGAAAGTAGCCGTTATTGGTGCCGCTGGTGGCATCGGTCAAGCCCTAGCCCTTTTACTAAAAAACCGTCTTCCAGCTGGTTCAGATCTAGCACTGTATGACATCGCACCTGTGACTCCAGGTGTTGCTGCTGATCTAAGCCACATCCCAACGCCAGTATCAATCAAAGGTTACGCAGGTGAAGATCCAACACCGGCACTAGAAGGTGCTGACGTTGTGCTTATCTCTGCGGGTGTTGCTCGTAAACCAGGTATGGATCGTGCTGATCTGTTCAATGTGAATGCGGGTATCGTTAAATCTCTTGCGCAAAGAATTGCCGATGTATGTCCTAAAGCGCTAGTAGGAATCATCACTAACCCTGTAAACACGACTGTGCCAATTGCTGCTGAAGTTCTTAAGCAAGCAGGTGTTTATGACAAGCGTCGTTTATTCGGTGTAACCACTCTAGACGTTATCCGTTCTGAAACTTTCGTTGCTGACCTAAAAGACAAAGATCCAGGTGACGTTCGCGTTCCTGTTATCGGTGGTCACTCGGGTGTAACTATCCTGCCTCTACTTTCTCAAGTTGAAGGTGTTGAGTTCACTGATGAAGAAGTTGCAGCACTGACTAAGCGTATTCAAAACGCGGGCACTGAAGTTGTTGAAGCGAAAGCTGGCGGTGGTAGTGCAACACTATCTATGGGCCAAGCGGCTTGTCGTTTCGGTCTTGCTCTTGTTAAAGCACTTCAAGGTGAAGACGTGATTGAGTACGCTTACGTTGAAGGTGACGGTGAGCACGCACCATTCTTCGCTCAGCCAGTGAAGCTAGGTAAAGAAGGTGTTGAAGAAGTACTAAGCTACGGTGAGCTAAGTGACTTTGAAAAGTCTGCACTCGATGGCATGCTAGAAACACTGAATGGTGATATCCAAACAGGTGTTGATTTCGTTAAATAA
- the argR gene encoding transcriptional regulator ArgR, producing MRHSEKQDNLVRAFKALLKEERFGSQGDIVEALKNEGFENINQSKVSRMLTKFGAVRTRNAKMEMVYCLPAELGVPTVSSSLRELVLDIDHNNALVVIHTGPGAAQLIARLLDSLGKAEGILGVVAGDDTIFITPTLSITTEQLFASVCDLFEYTG from the coding sequence ATGCGCCATTCTGAAAAACAAGATAACCTCGTTCGCGCTTTCAAAGCCCTGCTAAAAGAAGAACGTTTTGGCTCCCAAGGCGATATTGTGGAAGCTCTTAAAAACGAAGGGTTTGAGAACATCAACCAATCGAAAGTATCACGCATGCTGACCAAGTTCGGTGCGGTACGTACTCGCAACGCAAAAATGGAGATGGTTTACTGTCTTCCTGCTGAGTTGGGCGTGCCAACTGTTTCGAGCTCACTTCGTGAACTTGTTTTAGACATCGACCACAACAACGCGTTAGTCGTGATTCATACCGGTCCAGGTGCCGCGCAGCTAATTGCACGCCTGCTTGACTCATTGGGTAAAGCGGAAGGTATTTTAGGTGTGGTTGCCGGTGACGATACCATCTTCATCACCCCTACTCTGTCTATCACTACTGAGCAGCTATTTGCCTCGGTTTGTGACCTATTTGAGTACACAGGTTAG
- a CDS encoding TAXI family TRAP transporter solute-binding subunit has protein sequence MALNKLIKVGAIAAAVMGAGAVNAQEFITIGTGSVTGVYYPTGGAICKLVNKGRKEHNIRCSVESTGGSIYNVNTIRAGELDFGIVQSDWQYHGYNGTSKFAEQGPYKKLRAVFSLHTEPFNIIARSDAGIENVSDLKGKRVNIGNPGSGDRATMGVVMEAMGWTNDDFKLASELKGSERSQALCDNKIDAFVYVVGHPNGSIKEATTSCDAKLVSATGAKIDEIVANNPYYAYSTVPAGMYRGTDKDVNSFGVAATMVTTTDVSDEVAYNVAKSVFENFDTFKRLHPAFANLKKEDMVKAGLSIPLHPGAEKYYKEIGLLK, from the coding sequence ATGGCATTGAACAAACTTATTAAAGTTGGTGCGATTGCAGCTGCTGTAATGGGCGCTGGCGCAGTTAACGCTCAAGAGTTCATCACTATTGGTACTGGTTCTGTAACAGGTGTTTACTACCCAACTGGTGGTGCAATTTGTAAGCTAGTTAACAAAGGCCGTAAAGAACACAATATTCGTTGTTCTGTAGAGTCGACTGGTGGTTCGATCTACAACGTGAACACTATCCGTGCAGGTGAACTAGACTTCGGTATCGTTCAGTCTGACTGGCAGTACCACGGTTACAACGGTACAAGTAAGTTTGCTGAGCAAGGCCCGTACAAAAAGCTACGTGCAGTGTTCTCTCTACACACAGAACCGTTCAACATCATCGCGCGCAGCGACGCTGGTATTGAAAACGTTTCTGACCTAAAAGGTAAACGTGTAAATATCGGTAACCCAGGTTCTGGTGACCGTGCAACAATGGGTGTTGTGATGGAAGCTATGGGTTGGACGAACGACGACTTCAAACTGGCTTCTGAGCTGAAAGGTTCTGAGCGTTCACAAGCACTTTGTGATAACAAGATTGATGCGTTTGTTTACGTAGTTGGCCATCCGAATGGATCTATCAAAGAAGCAACAACTTCATGTGATGCGAAGCTAGTTTCTGCAACTGGTGCGAAGATCGATGAAATCGTTGCTAACAACCCTTACTACGCATACAGCACAGTACCTGCGGGCATGTACCGCGGTACAGACAAAGACGTAAACAGCTTTGGTGTTGCAGCAACTATGGTAACAACTACAGACGTTTCTGACGAAGTTGCTTACAACGTTGCTAAATCTGTATTTGAAAACTTCGACACGTTCAAGCGCCTACACCCTGCGTTTGCAAACTTGAAGAAAGAAGACATGGTGAAAGCTGGTCTTTCTATCCCTCTACACCCAGGTGCAGAGAAGTACTACAAAGAGATCGGCCTACTTAAGTAA
- a CDS encoding TRAP transporter permease — MSKTTAPSQDVQEMVAQSDTGARAPLGLSGRILWFVPLCWSLFQLWYASPLPFIFNFGVLNDTEARSIHLMFAVFLAFTAYPAMKTSPRDRIPAIDWLLALAGSFSAAYIYIFYTELAGRSGAPTTLDIVVAVIGMVLLLEATRRALGPPLMVVAAVFLLYTFGGPYMPDVIAHKGASLNKAMSHLWLTTEGVFGVALGVSTSFVFLFVLFGAMLERAGAGAYFIKVAFSLLGHMKGGPAKAAVVASGLSGLVSGSSIANVVTTGTFTIPLMKRVGFPGTKAGAVEVAASTNGQLTPPIMGAAAFLMVEYVGISYVEVIKAAILPALISYIALIYIVHLEACKAGMTGLPRRHNPTLLASLLSFTGTILGLCVISAVVYYGVGWTKDVFGDAATPIVTVALLLAYVGLVNISARYAKEGAIEIDAELTEVPDPGPTIKSGLHYLLPIVVLVWCLTVERFSPGLSAFWATVFMIFILITQRPLMAVMSKQGSIAEQTKEGFVDLLESLVSGARNMIGIGVATAAAGTVVGVVTLTGIGLVMTDFVEFISGGNIILMLLFTAVISLILGMGLPTTANYIVVSTLMAPVIVTLGAQSGLIIPLIAVHLFVFYFGILADDTPPVGLAAFAAAAIAKSDPIRTGIQGFTYDIRTAILPFMFIFNTQLLLMGIDSWWHLLLTIISSVIAMLIFSAATQGWWFTKNKWWETVLLLALTFTFFRPGFWWDQIYPAKVLYPGTEIAQITEGLKVGEEIELLVAGENLEGDYISKTVRLPFEDKASTAEDRIASMGLMLNNANGRMLVDMVEFGSPAESAGVDFDWEIRSVVVEADRPMKEWVFVPALLILIGLGLNQKRRARKEQMSA; from the coding sequence ATGTCGAAGACAACAGCTCCGTCTCAAGATGTGCAAGAAATGGTAGCTCAATCCGATACAGGTGCACGTGCCCCGCTAGGGCTTTCTGGTCGCATCTTATGGTTTGTGCCGCTATGTTGGTCACTGTTCCAACTTTGGTACGCATCCCCTCTGCCGTTCATTTTTAATTTTGGCGTACTCAACGATACTGAAGCGCGTTCAATTCACCTGATGTTTGCGGTGTTCCTTGCGTTTACAGCGTACCCTGCGATGAAAACCTCTCCTAGAGATCGCATTCCAGCTATAGATTGGTTGCTTGCTTTGGCAGGTAGTTTTTCTGCTGCTTATATCTATATTTTCTATACCGAGCTTGCGGGTCGTTCTGGCGCCCCAACAACGCTCGATATTGTTGTTGCCGTAATAGGCATGGTGTTACTCCTTGAAGCGACGCGTCGTGCGCTCGGTCCACCGTTAATGGTTGTTGCTGCAGTCTTCCTACTGTACACCTTTGGCGGTCCATACATGCCAGACGTAATTGCCCACAAAGGTGCTAGCCTTAACAAGGCGATGTCTCACCTGTGGCTAACTACAGAAGGTGTCTTCGGTGTTGCACTAGGCGTATCAACCTCATTTGTTTTCTTGTTTGTACTCTTTGGTGCCATGCTAGAGCGTGCAGGTGCGGGTGCTTACTTTATTAAAGTAGCGTTCTCGCTTCTTGGACATATGAAAGGTGGCCCTGCGAAAGCTGCCGTTGTTGCATCTGGCCTATCAGGGCTCGTGTCAGGCTCATCAATCGCTAACGTTGTAACGACGGGTACGTTCACTATTCCCCTAATGAAACGCGTTGGTTTCCCGGGAACGAAAGCAGGCGCGGTAGAAGTTGCCGCTTCAACCAACGGTCAGCTAACGCCACCTATCATGGGCGCAGCCGCTTTCCTTATGGTGGAATATGTCGGTATCTCGTATGTCGAGGTCATTAAGGCTGCGATTCTTCCAGCTCTAATCTCGTACATCGCTCTGATCTACATTGTTCACTTAGAAGCATGTAAAGCAGGGATGACTGGTCTTCCTCGTCGTCATAACCCAACACTGCTTGCTAGCTTACTTTCATTTACAGGCACCATTCTTGGCCTGTGCGTGATCAGTGCCGTGGTTTACTACGGTGTCGGCTGGACTAAAGACGTATTCGGTGACGCAGCTACTCCAATTGTGACTGTTGCCTTGCTGTTAGCTTATGTTGGCCTAGTCAATATCTCTGCTAGGTACGCCAAAGAGGGCGCAATTGAAATTGATGCAGAATTGACTGAAGTGCCAGATCCAGGTCCAACGATTAAGTCGGGCTTACACTACCTACTGCCAATTGTGGTTCTCGTTTGGTGTTTGACAGTAGAGCGCTTCTCTCCTGGCCTATCTGCTTTCTGGGCAACAGTATTCATGATCTTTATCTTGATCACTCAACGCCCTCTAATGGCAGTCATGTCTAAGCAAGGTTCTATTGCCGAGCAAACGAAAGAAGGCTTTGTTGATCTGCTAGAAAGCCTTGTCTCAGGCGCACGTAACATGATCGGTATCGGTGTCGCGACGGCTGCGGCAGGTACAGTTGTTGGTGTTGTGACGCTAACGGGTATCGGCTTGGTGATGACGGACTTCGTCGAGTTTATCTCTGGCGGTAACATCATTCTAATGCTTCTGTTCACAGCCGTGATCAGTCTTATCTTGGGTATGGGTCTACCTACAACAGCGAACTATATTGTTGTATCGACTCTAATGGCTCCAGTTATCGTCACCCTAGGTGCGCAAAGTGGTTTGATCATCCCGCTCATTGCCGTTCACCTATTTGTGTTCTACTTCGGTATCCTTGCGGATGATACGCCGCCAGTAGGTCTTGCTGCCTTTGCGGCTGCGGCTATTGCTAAGTCCGATCCGATCCGAACCGGTATTCAGGGCTTTACCTACGATATTCGAACCGCGATCTTGCCATTCATGTTCATCTTCAATACTCAGCTCTTGCTGATGGGTATCGATTCATGGTGGCATTTGTTGCTCACGATCATATCTTCCGTGATTGCAATGCTGATATTCTCTGCTGCAACACAAGGCTGGTGGTTTACTAAGAACAAATGGTGGGAGACTGTCCTACTACTTGCTTTGACCTTTACCTTCTTCCGCCCTGGTTTCTGGTGGGATCAAATCTACCCTGCCAAGGTACTTTACCCGGGAACCGAGATCGCACAGATCACTGAAGGACTCAAAGTCGGTGAAGAGATTGAGCTGCTTGTTGCCGGTGAAAACCTAGAAGGTGATTACATCTCTAAAACGGTTCGCCTACCATTTGAAGATAAAGCATCAACAGCCGAAGATCGTATTGCTTCGATGGGCCTAATGCTAAACAATGCCAATGGCCGTATGTTGGTCGACATGGTTGAATTTGGTAGCCCTGCAGAGTCAGCCGGTGTTGATTTTGACTGGGAGATTCGTTCAGTCGTTGTTGAAGCGGATCGACCAATGAAAGAGTGGGTGTTTGTCCCAGCTCTACTCATCTTAATTGGCCTTGGTCTCAACCAGAAACGACGAGCTCGAAAGGAACAGATGAGCGCGTAA
- a CDS encoding universal stress protein codes for MYKQILVPVDLNDKGFSDKAVELAVWHAKHSNAEVHLLNVLPGIHMSMVATYFPKDAALKMKADVESQLKDFAVKHIDEDVVYKVHVAEGKPYSTILDFAEKLGADLIVMPSHKRSKIDKVVLGSVASKVVQNSPINVLVVKPQGS; via the coding sequence ATGTATAAGCAAATTCTTGTTCCAGTCGATCTCAATGACAAAGGTTTCTCAGATAAAGCGGTCGAGTTAGCCGTTTGGCATGCTAAGCACTCCAATGCTGAAGTACACTTACTTAATGTGCTGCCTGGCATTCATATGTCGATGGTCGCAACCTATTTCCCAAAAGACGCGGCGCTAAAAATGAAAGCCGATGTCGAAAGTCAATTGAAAGACTTTGCGGTTAAGCATATCGATGAAGATGTGGTGTACAAAGTTCATGTTGCGGAAGGTAAACCTTACTCAACCATTTTAGACTTCGCCGAAAAACTAGGCGCGGATCTAATTGTGATGCCAAGCCATAAGCGCTCTAAGATTGATAAAGTCGTACTTGGTTCGGTTGCCAGTAAAGTGGTACAGAATTCACCGATTAATGTTTTGGTCGTCAAGCCGCAAGGCTCATAA
- a CDS encoding DUF2061 domain-containing protein has translation MKKTITFATIHFTIAFTVAYLLTGDILIGSLIAMIEPSVNTVAFYIHERVWSKSKLLSNLSRSAKIKTTSFAIVHFSVAFGVVYLMTGDAFVGGIMAAIEPSINTVAYYFHEKVWLRKQQDTQHWGCAHA, from the coding sequence ATGAAGAAAACAATCACATTCGCAACCATTCACTTTACGATTGCATTTACAGTCGCCTACTTACTGACTGGTGATATTCTGATTGGTAGTCTTATCGCTATGATTGAACCGTCAGTCAACACAGTCGCTTTCTACATCCATGAGCGCGTGTGGTCAAAGAGTAAGTTACTGTCCAATTTATCTCGCTCGGCAAAAATCAAAACCACTAGCTTTGCCATTGTTCACTTCAGTGTCGCGTTTGGTGTGGTTTATCTGATGACTGGCGATGCGTTTGTCGGCGGCATCATGGCAGCCATCGAGCCTTCAATTAATACCGTTGCCTACTATTTTCACGAAAAAGTTTGGCTACGCAAGCAGCAGGATACTCAACACTGGGGATGTGCTCACGCTTAA